In Mugil cephalus isolate CIBA_MC_2020 chromosome 20, CIBA_Mcephalus_1.1, whole genome shotgun sequence, the following are encoded in one genomic region:
- the LOC124997930 gene encoding transcription factor Sox-8: MLKMTEEHDKCVSDQPCSPSGSNSSMSQDESDSDAPSSPTGSDGHGSLLAGLGKKLDCEDDDRFPACIRDAVSQVLKGYDWSLVPMPVRGNGSLKSKPHVKRPMNAFMVWAQAARRKLADQYPHLHNAELSKTLGKLWRLLSESEKRPFVDEAERLRVQHKKDHPDYKYQPRRRKNMKPGQSDSDSGAELAHHHMYKAEPGMGGLAGMTDGHHHPEHAGQPHGPPTPPTTPKTDLHHGMKQDLKHEGRRLVDSSRQNIDFSNVDISELSTDVISNMETFDVHEFDQYLPLNGHASGSSALPSDHGHGQGPVPGSSYGSSYSHAGGTGPTWSRKGAMSSSSPSAGEVGQHRLHIKTEQLSPSHYSEHSHGSPSHSDYGSYSSQACVTSAASAASAAPSFSSSQCDYTDLQSSNYYNPYSGYPSSLYQYPYFHSSRRPYGSPILNSLSMAPAHSPTASSWDQPVYTTLSRP, translated from the exons atgttaaaaatgacaGAGGAGCATGACAAGTGTGTCAGCGACCAGCCGTGCAGTCCGTCGGGCTCTAACAGCTCCATGTCCCAGGACGAATCTGACTCCGACGCACCGTCCTCGCCGACGGGCTCCGACGGTCACGGGTCCCTGCTCGCAGGTTTGGGCAAGAAACTGGACTGTGAGGATGACGACCGGTTCCCAGCCTGCATACGGGACGCGGTCTCTCAGGTGCTCAAGGGATACGACTGGTCCTTGGTGCCCATGCCCGTGAGAGGGAACGGGTCCCTGAAGAGCAAACCTCACGTTAAGAGACCCATGAATGCGTTCATGGTCTGGGCGCAAGCGGCCCGCAGAAAGCTGGCGGATCAGTATCCACACCTGCACAACGCCGAGCTGAGCAAGACACTGGGGAAACTTTGGCG cttgcTCTCAGAGAGTGAAAAGAGGCCATTTGTAGATGAAGCAGAAAGACTCCGGGTTCAGCACAAGAAGGATCACCCAGACTACAAGTACCAACCGCGGCGGAGGAAGAATATGAAACCGGGACAGAGCGACTCGGACTCAGGAGCAGAACTGGCACATCATCACATGTATAAAGCTGAACCAGGGATGGGAGGACTGGCGGGGATGACTGACGGACAccaccaccctgaacacgcag ggCAGCCCCACGGTccacccacaccccccaccACTCCCAAAACAGACCTGCACCACGGGATGAAGCAGGACCTGAAGCACGAAGGCCGCCGCCTCGTCGACAGCAGCAGGCAGAACATCGACTTCAGCAACGTGGACATCTCCGAGCTCAGCACTGATGTCATCAGCAACATGGAGACCTTCGACGTGCACGAGTTCGACCAGTACCTCCCGCTCAACGGCCACGCCTCGGGCTCCTCCGCCCTGCCCTCCGACCACGGCCATGGGCAGGGTCCGGTCCCCGGGAGCTCTTACGGTTCCTCGTACAGCCACGCGGGCGGCACCGGGCCAACATGGAGCCGGAAGGGCGCcatgtcgtcctcctccccctcggCCGGCGAGGTGGGCCAGCATCGTCTCCACATCAAGACGGAGCAGCTGAGCCCCAGCCACTACAGCGAGCACTCCCACGGGTCGCCCTCGCACTCCGACTACGGCTCCTACAGCAGCCAGGCCTGCGTCACCTCGGCCGCTTCGGCCGCCTCGGCTGCGCCCTCGTTCTCCAGCTCCCAGTGTGACTATACTGACCTCCAGAGCTCCAACTATTACAACCCTTACTCCGGCTACCCCTCAAGCCTCTACCAGTACCCCTACTTCCACTCATCCAGGCGGCCCTACGGAAGCCCGATCCTCAACAGCCTGTCCATGGCGCCAGCTCACAGCCCCACCGCCTCCAGCTGGGACCAGCCCGTCTACACCACACTGTCTCGACCTTAA